A stretch of DNA from Pseudomonadales bacterium:
ATACTTGCGATCACCGGCTTCGGCATCAGATACATGCGGCCAGCCGTATTGCGCTGATTGAGACGCTGGGCGTGAATTCGCTCATCGAGGCTGGGACCACCACCCGCACCGCCGGCTGCCATGCTTTTCACATCGCCACCGGCACAGAAGGCGCCGCCCGCACCGGTGATCACCACGCAGCGCACAGACGCCGTCTGTTCAGCGTAGTCGAGCATCTGCGCCAGTGCGGCGTTCATCTCACCCGACATCGCGTTACGCGCCTGTGGTCGATTCAGTGTGATGACCGCCACCCCGTCTTCCTCGTGAGCCAGCAGATCCTGAGTACCGGTATCCAGTTGTGTTTTAGCCATGTCGCCCCCCTTTCAATCAAAGAAATTCAGTCCCAGTTCCCGATGGCCCGGGTGACAGGCATTCAGCCTCCCGGCAGTGCGGTTCCGGCAACAGCAACGGCCACCCCAGGGACTGCGCAACGGTGCAGGTAGATGGCACCACTGTTGGGTTCGGGATTGCCTTCCGAGCCGGAAACAATATACAAATCGCGTCGGTCCTCACCGCCGAAACAGACACTGGTGCACATCGGGTCGGGTATGGCGATGTGTTCGCGCAGGCGGCCGTCGGATTCGAACACTGCTACTCCGGAACCACCCCCAGCCAGGGCTACCCAGACCGCACCGTCTTCGGAAACCACCAGTCCGTCGGGCACACCTTTCTGCAATGTCACGAAAGGCCGCTTTTCCCCCAGTCCACCGGACGCTTCGACGCTGTAACAGAACACCGTGCCGCGACGGGAATCCGAGTGATAGAGGATTCTGCCGTCTGGTGAGAAGCCCAGGCCGTTGGTCAGGCGGACATCCTCGCCAACAACCCGGCTGCTGCCATCCAGATCGATGAGATAGAGATCACCGGCAGCCGGTGACCGGCCATCGTCGAATACCGGACTGGAGCCGAGTGAGCCGACGTAGATGCGTCCGGCGGCATCCGTAGTGAGATCGTTGTAGCCTACGTTGCCGGCCGCTTCATCCCGATCGAGCAGGGTGACCGTGGCGCCCCCATCAAAAGGTTTGAAGGCGACGTTGCGACCGCTGACCACCAGACCGCCCGCCGCATGAAGTGCCATGCCGCCGATGCCACGGCGGTGTTCGAACAGCGTGCTGACCCGACCGTCACTCTCGATGCAGTAGACGCCGCCCCCGAGCACATCGCTGAAGATGAGACCCCGTTGTGGATCCCACACCGGGCCTTCAATGAGCCCGTATCCGCGTGTCAATTCCTGCACCTGCCCCCCTGATACTGCTGCCCCCGTCGGGGTTCAGACCTTGTCACAGGCTTCGGAAAGAGGCAACACTACCCCTGCGCAGCAGTGGTGGGTCGGGCGCGATGCTGCGGTTTCAACACGAACAGGCCGGGGGAGCAGTTTCCATGCTGATCGAATCAAAAACACTCGAGCGTTTCGTGAGTGCAATATTCACCACAGCCGGAGCGGAGAGTGCAGCCGCGGATCAGGTGGCCGCGCACCTGGTCGAGGCCAATCTCAAAGGTCACGATTCACACGGAGTCGGCATGGTCCCGGCCTACATCGGCAATCTGCGTGCCGGGCACCTGCAACCGGCCGCCCGGGCGACGCTGACCCGGGACCAGGGCGCTGTGATGCTGTTCGATGGTGGTTTCGGATTTGGCCAGGTGGTTGGCGCCGAGGCCACGACCCAGGCCATCGCCCGGGCACGGGAAACGGGCATCGTCTGCGCCGGTGTGCGCAATTGTCACCACTTAGGACGCATCGGCAGCTACGGCGAGCAGTGCGGTGAGGCCGGCATGATCTCCGTGCACTTCGTCAACGTGGTGGGTCACGCACCGCTGGTGACCGCATTCGGTGGCCGCGAACGGCGCATGACGACCAACCCTTTCTGTTGTGTGATTCCACGCGCCGATGACAAACCCATCGTACTGGACATGGCAACAAGCGCAGTCGCCATGGGCAAAGTGCGCGTGGCCCACATGAAGGGAGAGCGGGTGCCCGATGGCGCCCTGGTCGATCACGAAGGCCTCGCAACTACGGATCCTGCGGTGATGTACCAGGAACCTTTCGGTGCCCTCGGACCCTTTGGTGCACACAAAGGCTACGGCCTCGCAGTCATGTGTGAACTGCTCGGCGGCGCCCTCGCTGGCGAGTGGACGGCTCAGCCGGGCAACCCCCGGGACAATACGATCGTCAATCACATGCTCATGTTCGTGCTCGACCCTGCCGCCTTCGGTGGTCTGGAAAATTTTCGCTCCGAAGTGAAGGCCATGGTCGACTACCTGCACAGTTCCCAGCCCGCCAGAGGCAATGATCGCGTGCGTATCCCCGGCGAACCGGAACAGGAAGCTCTGGCTGCGCGCATCGCCGAAGGGGTGCCCATCGACGACAACTCCTGGTCATCCCTGTTGCAGGCCGCCCAGGCCGCCGGACTCAGCGACAGCAAAATCCAGGCCCTTATCCCAGCGGCTTGAGGTTTCGTCCGAACAGCGCAAAGAGTCGCTCCCAGTGCCGCTCTGCGGCCGCCTTGTGATACACAGCCGGGCGCTGGGGGAAGACGAATCCATGGCTGGTGTCCGGGTACCACTCCACCCGGTGGCGTACACCCACCTGTGCGAGGTGCGTTTCCAGCGCGGCAATCATTTCCGGCGGCGCCCACTCATCGGTCTGGGCACAGCCGAAATAGAGCTCCCCTTTCACCTTCGCGGCATCGAGATGCGGCGAATCCTCCGCCTCGGTACAGAGTCTGACACCGTGCAGGGATGCGGCGGCGGCGACTCGATCGGGGAAGGCGGCAGCCGCGGCAAACGCAAAGGGACCGCTCATGCAGTAGCCCACCACACCGACCGGTCCACCCCGGGCTGCGGCGTCCTCGTCAAGGTGATCGAGCAGAGCCTGGGTGTCCGCACAGACCAGCGCATTCGACAACGAATTCATGTGTTCGAACATCTGCGCGCGGGCGTCCGCCGTCATGACAAACTCCCGGACACGCCGGTAATAGAGATTCGGCAGCATCACGTAGTAGCCTGCGGTGCCGAGCCGTCTTGCCATATCGTGCAGTTCTTCCCGCTTGCCGGGCGCATCCATAAAAAAGAGGATGGGAGGAAACGGTCCTCCTTCTTCGGGATGCGTGATGAATGTGTTCATCGCGCCGTCGGTGGTGTGGATGTCAATCTCTTCTTCGATCATTTTTCTACCTTTCGCGGACGACCTGTTACCGATTTCCTTCCGCGGATCACCGCATCAACGGGGCCCCCGCTTCAGCGACTGGAGAATCCCTTTTCGAGCAGCTCTATAGCCTGCATACCACGATCTACCAGACTGGCGTCATCTGTCCAGTAGTCGGTCAGCCATAGACGAACCGTGACCAGCATTGCACCCACGTATATCTCCGCAATCTGTTCAGCGGTCACATCCGAACGCACTTGACCCGCCAACTGCGCGGTTCGGAACAACAACGCGAGGTTGCCGAAAAAAGCCTTCGTGCCAGCAAGACGCGTCTGGTCTGAATCGGTTCCCACGAAATCACCGTGGGGAAAGAACACGGCCGATCGGGTGAACACGAGTTTCATGAACTCCCGGTCCTGCTCGATTGCTTCAAACTGATTCCGCTGGAATCGCTTGAGACCGTCGATCAGAGAGGTGGGCGGATGCTCCTGCACACCCTCCCGGGCCCTGGCTCCCTGCTGTGTCAGCCACTCGATGCCCAGCTCGGCCAGCGCTGCATCTTTTGTCGAAAAATAGTTGAAGAAGGTCTTCCGGCTCACCTGCGCAGATTCAACAATCTGCTCAATCGTCGTCTCATCGTAGCCCTGTGTGCGAAACAGACGTTCGCAGCACCGCAGAATCTTCTGATGCGTCTGTTCCTTCTTCCGGGCTCTCAAACTGGGCATGACAATTTTTGTACACTGAGTATACTTTTACACATTGTGTAGATTAACATACATCTTCCATCAGTCACCACGCGGGCTATCAGGCAAATTCTGTAAAGGAGAATGACGGGTGAGCAGAGATCAGAGTGAAGGCATGGAGTGGGCGGACGGTAGCCAGAGATTGCTGCTGATTCTCGGTGGCGCATTTCTGGGCTACGCATTGCTGGGAAATTATGTCGCACTACCAGGGTACCTGCGGTTTCTGGAGCGAGGCGGCACATCGTCGGCGGGTAATGAGTTCGATTTCGCGGTGCTGATCGGCGCAACTAAAACAATCCTGTGGATGTACTCATTCCAGCTCGGGGTGCTCTGTCTCGCACTCCACCATGCACGCAAAAATCATCTCCTGACACGCGCTCTGGCACTCGGTTGCTTTATCTGGCTTGGTCTCTGGTCATGGCCCTCTCTACCCGCCCCTGGCCCGATCTTTTACATCGTCTTTGGCAGTATTCTGCTGATCAGCATCGGTGTCGTTTTCGCCGCTAAGGTCGCCGCCTACAACGATCGAGTCACTCGAACACTGTTTCTGGCGGCACTGATATTTTTCGCTTTCGCGACCTGGGAAGTCTGTGGTCTGGGCTCAACGGGCAGAATGCTGCACCCGGACGAAGCCGCAGCACCCATCCCGCACAACCTGCTGGTGACACAAAGCTCCAAACTCATGGTGGAGTTTGTCCTTGCCTGGGGGCTACTGAGTGCCGGACTGATTCGCGGGAAGCTACAAGGTGGCTGAGAACCGCTCGGTACTTCCTTTCACGTCGCTGCTTCAGTGAGTTCCAATTTTTCTCTCGTGCCCACATTGACTCTGGCGTTGATGATGCTGGCTCTGGGCATGGAACTGAAGTTCGAGCACTTTCTTCGGCTGTTTAGTGCGCCACGCGCGATCTGTATGGGTATCGCAGGTCAGCTTGTCCTAATGCCATCGGTGGCAGTATTGATTGCGACGACCATTCCACTGGGTACATCCGTCGCGATTGGTCTCATTCTGCTTGCGGCCTGCCCCGGCGGCGCCACGTCCAATATGTTCTCGCGCTACGCACAGGGTGATGTCGCACTATCCGTCTCCCTGACCGCCGCTTCGGGCGTTGCTGCGCCGCTCACCGTGCCACTGATTGTGGGCGTTGGTCTTTCGCTGTTCGCCGCCAGCGAAAACGTTCTGAGGGTGTCAGTGCCGGAGATGGTCATCACGCTCGTGGCCACTACGGCTCTACCCATGTGCACGGGTATGGTGCTGTATTGGCTGTTTCCGGGGAGGTCTGCTTGGGTTCGAGGGAAGTTGCTGGCCTTCTCCTCAGCCATTCTCGTTCTTCTGATCGTCTTTCTGTTCGTGAACTTATCGCAAGTACAACCGGATCTGACGGGGATTTTCGCCCGATCCTCACTGGCCGTCCTGCTGCTCCTGGGGGGGAGCCTACTGGTCACGGTGTTCATATCGCGGCAACTTCGAATTTCGCGCCGCGAAGAGCGCACGCTTGTTCTGGAGATCGGCATACAGAATGTCAATCTGGCACTGGTCATGGCGCTTAATTTTTTTGAAGAGCCAACGTTTCTTGGACCCGTCCTTGTCTACATGCCATTCATGCTGCTGATGGGCGTTGCGGTTGTCTTCTGGGGGCGATCCGATGCCAAGGCAGCCTGATTTCGGCAACTGGATCCGTCTTCGGCGAATCGCTGGATTAGCGATCTGTGGCGCAGTTCTACTCGCAGCCAGCGCAATGTTGCCGACCTGGTGGCATCTCCTTCCGGCTTCTCTCGGAGTGGCTGCTATCGGTACGGTTTTACTGTTGACCTATCTGTACTACCAGTTCGATGACCATGGTGGAGGTATTCAGAGACAACTCTGGCGAATGACAATCGATCATCTTCAGGGCGATCGCCGTGGTAGCGCACTAGATATCGGAACTGGCAACGGCGCCCTCGCGATCATACTGGCGATGGAAAACGAGCAACTGAAGGTGACGGGTGTCGATCTGTGGAATTCCGATTGGGAGTATTCAAAGCTAGATTGTATTGGCAATGCCCGAGCTGGCTGCGTTTGCGAGCGGGTTGTTTTCGAGCATGGATCTGCGGATGCCTTGGAGTTTACCGATGGTCAATTCGACAATGTCGTGAGCCACTTTGTATTTCACGAAGTTTCAGTCGCCAGAGACAAGCGTATGGTTATCAAGGAGGCGCTGCGTGTCCTGAAACCAGGAGGGTACTTTTCTTTTCACGATATGTTTTTGGATGAACGCCTCTATGGAAACGTCGGGGAGCTGGAGCACCTGTTGAGATCATGGGGCATCACCCGGGTGTCCTTAGTTGATACCCGAGCGCTTCTGCAAGCAGCACCCTTACTGCTGGGCAAGCACATTCTTGGAAACTGCTCATTATTGTGCGGGCAGAAGTAGATGAGACGCACGATCCTGCTCCTATTTCTCCTGACTTGTCCCATCGCCCATGCAGAGCCACTTCTGGAAGAGTACTACCGTAGCGTGGAGTCAACGGGTAAAACCGATAAAGAAACGATCGCCGGCTTTCTGGATCGCGCGACTATCCAAGGCACCTTTTCTGACGATTCAGCGGACTCCCTGCTGACTTCAGGCGTGATCAGAGCGGCGTATGCCAAGACACTCGGAATTGGAGGACTGGCTGAACTCAAGCGCGCGCGCGATGAATTGGAGAGGTCGATTTCGCGAGAACCTTCCTGGCGGGGAGGTTACGCAAAAGCCTTTCTCGCACGCCTCTACGCGACCGTTCCACCCTGGCCGATCTCCTTTGGAAACGACAAGCGCGCTGCGAAACTGCTGAGTGAAGTACTCACACTGGTTCCGGATTCACTGGCTGGCAATCTGTATGAAGGGATCCGCAGGGCCAGCAATCGTGAGGAGTCGATTGCGACCACTCACCTGAAGCTGGCCTTCCAGGGCACGCTGGATTGTGAGTGCCCAATCTGGCAGTCCACTCTGCGCGATCAGGCAATCGAGGCAATGAATGAATTGGCGCAAGGGGCAAAATGACTGATTCAGCTGATCCTGACCTGCAGCCAGTCCAACTGTGGTCAACTGGGCCATCTCCGGGTTCACTGCCTCCCGCTGCCGCTGGACCGCACGCGCGCCATCGGCTAACTTGCCGTTTGCCCGCAAGGAGAGACGATGCCTGCATCCGACATCAAACGCGCCGGACTGAAGGTGACCTTACCGCGACTCAAGGTGCTCGAAGTTCTCGAGAAAGCCGACTCATCGCTGCACCTGAGTGCCGAGGATGTCTACAAAAGCCTCATGGATTCTGCGGATTCCGTGGGCCTTGCTACCGTGTACCGGGTACTGACCCAGTTTGAGTCCGCGGGTATCGTGGCCCGACACAATTTCGATGACGGCCATTCCGTGTTCGAACTGGCCAGCGACGACCATCACGATCATATGGTCGATGTGAACAGCGGCCAGGTCATCGAGTTCGTCAACGAACGCATCGAAGCTCTCCAGCACGAAATCGCCACGGAACACGGCTATGAACTGGTGGACCACGAACTGGTGCTCTACGTGCGCAAACGTTCTGAAAAATCCAAGAAAGACGCCTGACCGGCATTCAGGGCCGACAAAGGACCCTGCTGCACCCGCCACACCACTCCTCAGTTACCGTCTTCCGCCTTCGACCCCTATTGCAAATGAGAATTATTTCTATTTAAATATCGCCTCGACAGACTTCAGCCGTCAGGCCCGGCAGTCAGCAGCAGATGTCCATTGATCCGCCCCGGCACATCGCCGATCTGGCTGTAGGTGAGTCCGCCAGAGTCCGCGAGTACACCGATTGCAGCCCGTACACCGACAGGCTGCTGCGGCTCGGCCTGATTCCGGGCACGCGCCTGACTCTGCAACGACGAGCCCCCCTGGGCGATCCGGTCGAAATTCGCTTCCGCGGCTATTCCCTGGTACTGCGGCCAGCCGAGGCAGGCAGCCTGCTGCTGGAGTCCGAGTGACCACCATCGCCCTGGTCGGCAACCCCAACTGCGGGAAAACGACCCTGTTCAATGCCCTCACCGGCACCCGCCAGCGGGTCGGTAACTGGCCCGGAGTCACCGTGGAACGCAAGACGGGCGAATTCCGTCACGGCGATGAAACGGTGCATGTGGTCGACCTGCCGGGCACCTACAGCCTCCGGCCGGCGGGGGACGCCATAGACGAACGTATCGCCCGGGACTATGTGCAGGAGGCCGGGACGCTCGATGTGATCGTGAATGTGGTGGATGCCTCAAGTCTGGCCCGGGGGTTATTTCTCACCACCGAACTCCTGGAGCTCGGCAGACCGATGGTGGTCGCCTTGAACATGATCGATGTGGCGGACCGCCACGGCCAGCACATCGATACCTTTTCCCTGGCCCGGCAACTCGGCTGTCCTGTCCTGCCCATCATCGCCAGTCGTGGGGATGGTGTGGCGGCGCTGAAAGATGCCATTTTCAACGCATCCGCAGCCAGTGCCCTGTTGCCCGCCCTCGAAGACACCACCGCCCGCTACCACTTCATCGATGCGGTACTGGCTGAGGCCATGCAGACCACACCCATTCGCCGCACCCTCACGGACCGGATTGACGCACTGGTACTCAACCGGTTTCTGGCGTTTCCGGTATTCCTGCTGGTGATGTATCTGACCTTCATGTTCGCGATCAACATCGGCTCGGCCTTCATCGACTTTTTCGACGGCGTGGGCCATGTGCTGTTCGTCGAGGGGCCGCGCCGCGGTCTCGATGCGCTGGGTCTGCCCGAATGGCTGGTGGTGCTGCTCGCGGACGGACTCGGGGGAGGCCTGCAACTGGTAGGGACCTTCATCCCGGTGATCGGCTGCCTGTTCCTGGCGCTCACCTTCCTCGAAGACACGGGTTACATGGGTCGGGTCGCCTTCATAGTCGACCGGCTGTTGCGCCGGGTCGGCCTTCCGGGAAAAGCCTTTGTGCCCCTCATCGTCGGCTTCGGCTGCAACGTGCCCGCCGTGATGGCCACACGCACCCTCGATAACACCCCGGACCGCATTCTCACCACCCTCATGGCCCCCTACATGTCCTGCGGCGCCAGGCTCACGGTGTATGCCCTGTTTGCTTCCGCTTTCTTCCCGAGCAACGGTCAGAATGTGGTCTTTGCCCTGTACCTGTTCGGCATCGTCGCTGCAGGACTCAGTGCCATGGCCGTGCGCCGCTATCTGGTCCGTACCCCCCAGAGCCAGTTCGTGCTCGAGCTGCCCGCCTACCATTTGCCCACCCTCAAAGGCCTGATGCTGCAGACGTGGCAGCGCCTGAAGGGCTTTGTGGTGCGGGCCGGCAAGGCCATCGTCGCGGTAGTGGTCATACTCAACCTGGTGAGTTCAGTCGGCACCGATGGATCCTTCGGCAATCAGGACTCGGATCGATCGATGCTCTCGGAAATTGGCCGCACGATCACACCGGCCTTCCACCCCATGGGTCTGACCGATGAGAACTGGGCGGCCACAGTCGGAATCTTCACCGGGATTTTCGCCAAGGAAGTCGTGGTCGGCACCCTGGATGCGCTGTATTCCCCAACTCCCACAGCCAGTACCGAGTCCCTGACCGATCTGCTGCGCGACGCAGCAGCCAGCGTGCCGGCAAACCTGGCCGCACTCGGCGACACCCTGCTCGACCCGCTCGGCATCCAGGTCGAGGACTATCAGGACCTCAGTGAGGCGGCGACGGATCAGGCGGTCTCGGTCTCCACAATCAGCGCTCTGCAACGCTATTTCGACGGCCAGCTCGGGGCATTTTCCTATCTCCTGTTCATCCTTCTGTACATGCCCTGTGTCGCCACCATTGGCGTGATTTTCAAAGAGATCGGCGGGTTCTGGGCGGTCTTCAGCACCAGCTGGTCCCTGATGCTCGCCTATTCGAGCGCGGTGATCTGTTATCAGATCGGCCACCTGGTGAGCGGCAGTGCCAGCTCGCTGCCCGGAGGCGCCACCGGAGCGATCGGCTGGTCGCTGCTCATGATCGTGCTGGCCATCGGCTTCTTCAGCGTGCTGGTTCGGGTCGGCCGGCATAAAGCCCCGCCGCTGATTCCAGTGCTGCGGCTGGATTAGTTTGTTTACGAATGATCCTTTGGATCATTCGTACCCGGAACCTCTACGCAGTGTCCCTCACATCAGAATAGAATCTTAATAGGAATCATTTGCATTTAGATTCTCGTTGGTTACACTCTTCCTCCGCTCTCAATCTGAAAATTTCGTCCCTACTCCACCTTAAGGATGCGTTATGAACGGTCTGCGTTATCTTTGTGCTCTCTCCCTGTCCTGTCTCGTCTGGGTTTCGGTCCCGGGTGATGCCCGCGCAGCGGAGCCTCCCTCACTGGAGGCTCTGTGGCAGATCGTCCAGCAGCAGCAGGCCCAGATCGAAACACTCACCCAGGCACTGGATGGCGCACGTGCACAGATCGCGAACACCGAGCAGAGGGCGCGGATCACGGAAGAGCAGCTGGATCTGACTGCCGGTTACCTCGAGAAAGTCGATCAGGGTCGTGGCTCCGGCCGGGCGAGCCGCACCACCCTGGGCGGATATGGCGAAATGCACTACAACAACCTCGATGCCGAGGACAGCTCACGGGATCTGAAGGAGGTGGACTTCCATCGCTTCGTTGCCTTCGTTGGCCATGAATTCACGGACCGTATCCGTTTCTTCTCCGAAGTGGAGCTCGAACACTCACTGGTGCAGGACACCGCGGACGGTTCCAGCGGTGGCGAAGTGGAAGTCGAACAGGCCTACCTGGAATTCGATCTGAACGAATCCCTGACTGCCAGAGGCGGCCTGTTCCTGCTGCCGATCGGCATCCTCAATGAAACCCATGAACCCAACACCTTCTATGGTGTGGAGCGCAACGAAGTTGAGAGCATCATCATCCCCTCGACCTGGTGGGAAGGCGGTGCGGCACTCAGCGGTCACTACAGCAACGGCCTGTCCTGGGATTTCGCCGTGCACTCCGGCCTGGAAACCCCCACCTCAGGCAGCAGCGCTTACCGTATTCGCAGCGGCCGGCAGAAGGTCTCCAATGCGAGCGCCGACAATCTGGCGCTCACCGCCAGATTGAAGTACACGGGTGTACCCGGACTCGAACTCGCCGCTTCGGTGAACTACCAGGATGACGCCAGCCAGATCGGCGGCGACGGTCTCGAAGACGGCACCCTGGTCAGCGTGCACGGCATCTGGAGCCGTGGACCTTTCAATCTGCGCGCCCTGTGGTCCCAGTGGAACTTCAACGGTGATGCCATTGAACTCGCCGACGCGGACCGGCAGACGGGCTGGTACGTCGAGCCGAGCCTGCGCCTCGGCCGTCCGGCCCATGACTGGGGCGTCTATTCCCGCTATCAGGACCTCGAGGGTGCCCGGGCCCAGGATCAGTTCGACCAGTGGGAGGTCGGGGTGAACTACTGGCCCACCGGCAACGTGGTCCTGAAATTCGACTATCGCGACCGCAGCCACGATCTCCTCAGCGCACAGGACCGGGATTTCAAAGGCATCGACCTGGGCGTCGGTTATCAGTTCTAGAGAACAGTTATTTGCGGGCCACCGGTCCAGATCAATTGCTTTTTCAGCGCGGCCGGGCAGAATAGCCACATGATAATAAGAATTATTATCGCTTGTGTTCTCATCTGGACGGTCGGCCAGCCGGCCGCCGCCCGTGCTGACGAGCAGGTCTATCAGGCACCGGATGCGTTTCTTGCCGCCGCCTTCGGCGGTAGCGTTCCGGCAGCCCAGGCACTCTGGATCGAACCCGCCCTGCGGGCCGAACTGGTGGATCGCTACGGCTGGCAGCCCGGACTGCGGGTAAGATTCTGGCGCCAGGAGCAGCGCACCGCCTGGATTCTCGATGAGGTCGGCAAAGACAAACCGATCACGGCAGGTTTCCTCATTGTGAACGGTGCCATTGAGCAGGCCGAAGTCCTGGTATTCCGTGAGAGCAGAGGCTGGGAGATCCGGCACAGTTTCTTCACCAGCCAGTTCAGCCGCGCGGCACTCACCCCGCGCGGTGACCTGGATCGCCGCATCGACGGCATCACCGGCGCCACTCTGTCTGTCCGGGCAATGGAACGCATGGCCAGGGTCGCTCTCAAGCTCCATGAACAAAGCCAGCGTACGACCCTCGCGCAGCATCCGTAGGCAGCCGCCGCTGCGACATCGTCTGCACCGGCCTGCGGGTGTGGCTGCCGGCGTCGTGCTTCTGCACCTCGTGCTGACCGGACTGCCACTGCAGTTCACCGAAGCCCTGCACCTGGCTACCCGCCCTGTCACGAACTCCTGGATACTCGACTGGTACGGACTGAAAGCGCCCGAGACTGCTTTGCGCAGCGGTGCTCTGGTCCATCTTGGAGAGCGCCTCTACCTGGGCTCCCGCCTCCTCGGCGACAGCCGGGAATTCGCCGGGGCGGTTTCCACGCCCCAGTTTGAAGTCGCCCTGAACGGATCATCCCTGTGGCTGATCGGAACACTGGCGGCGGGCGAGGTGGAGCAGATGGCCATAGGCCGGCAGGGAACGGCCATCGGACTCTATCGGGGAGGGGTGGTGGTCGAAACCGGCTCAGGTCTGCTGCAGTTCGACGATGCGATGCTGAATCTCGAAGAAAGCACCGCTACGGCCGACGAGATCCGCTGGGCGACGCTGGAACCGCTGCAGGGCGCCGCCCTCGACCAGGCCAGAACCAATTATCGACGCGGGCTGCTCAGTACCGAACGGCTGCTGCAGGATCTGCACAGCGGGCGGGCGTTTGGTGCTCCGGGAGTATGGGTGGTCAACGGCGGGACACTGCTGATGATTCTGCTGTCGATCAGCGGGTATCTGATCTGGTGGCGCAGCCTCTGAAGCTGCCATGCGCGACCTCTCCGCCCGACCGGCTGTCAGCCCTGATTTTCGAGCAGCTGGCGGTAAGCGCGCATATGCCGACGCGCTGAAACTTCGTCGCCTCTGAGTTCGGAGATTCGCGCCAGATTGTAGTGGGAGTCCGGGACCGCAGGCGCCCGGCGGTAGAAGGCGACCGCCCGCTCGACTTCTTCGAGTTCATCAAACAGCGTACCGAGATTGTAGTTCGCGAGCTGGTGGGTGCCCACAGCCTCCAGCGCCAGCTCGTAGTGGCGTTTCGCATTCCTGAGATCGCCACTCAACTGAAACAGCCGTCCGAGGTTCACATGGGCGTCTGCATTCTTCGGATTGGCTTCGATGGATTTGCGGTAAGCGTCCGGTGCTTTCGCCGGTTCCACCTGCTCCAGGTCCAGCCCCAGGTTGTACCACTCGTCACTGCT
This window harbors:
- a CDS encoding FeoA family protein; this translates as MSIDPPRHIADLAVGESARVREYTDCSPYTDRLLRLGLIPGTRLTLQRRAPLGDPVEIRFRGYSLVLRPAEAGSLLLESE
- a CDS encoding class I SAM-dependent methyltransferase, producing the protein MLPTWWHLLPASLGVAAIGTVLLLTYLYYQFDDHGGGIQRQLWRMTIDHLQGDRRGSALDIGTGNGALAIILAMENEQLKVTGVDLWNSDWEYSKLDCIGNARAGCVCERVVFEHGSADALEFTDGQFDNVVSHFVFHEVSVARDKRMVIKEALRVLKPGGYFSFHDMFLDERLYGNVGELEHLLRSWGITRVSLVDTRALLQAAPLLLGKHILGNCSLLCGQK
- a CDS encoding malate/lactate/ureidoglycolate dehydrogenase, translated to MLIESKTLERFVSAIFTTAGAESAAADQVAAHLVEANLKGHDSHGVGMVPAYIGNLRAGHLQPAARATLTRDQGAVMLFDGGFGFGQVVGAEATTQAIARARETGIVCAGVRNCHHLGRIGSYGEQCGEAGMISVHFVNVVGHAPLVTAFGGRERRMTTNPFCCVIPRADDKPIVLDMATSAVAMGKVRVAHMKGERVPDGALVDHEGLATTDPAVMYQEPFGALGPFGAHKGYGLAVMCELLGGALAGEWTAQPGNPRDNTIVNHMLMFVLDPAAFGGLENFRSEVKAMVDYLHSSQPARGNDRVRIPGEPEQEALAARIAEGVPIDDNSWSSLLQAAQAAGLSDSKIQALIPAA
- a CDS encoding bile acid:sodium symporter is translated as MSSNFSLVPTLTLALMMLALGMELKFEHFLRLFSAPRAICMGIAGQLVLMPSVAVLIATTIPLGTSVAIGLILLAACPGGATSNMFSRYAQGDVALSVSLTAASGVAAPLTVPLIVGVGLSLFAASENVLRVSVPEMVITLVATTALPMCTGMVLYWLFPGRSAWVRGKLLAFSSAILVLLIVFLFVNLSQVQPDLTGIFARSSLAVLLLLGGSLLVTVFISRQLRISRREERTLVLEIGIQNVNLALVMALNFFEEPTFLGPVLVYMPFMLLMGVAVVFWGRSDAKAA
- the fur gene encoding ferric iron uptake transcriptional regulator, producing MPASDIKRAGLKVTLPRLKVLEVLEKADSSLHLSAEDVYKSLMDSADSVGLATVYRVLTQFESAGIVARHNFDDGHSVFELASDDHHDHMVDVNSGQVIEFVNERIEALQHEIATEHGYELVDHELVLYVRKRSEKSKKDA
- a CDS encoding TetR/AcrR family transcriptional regulator, which translates into the protein MPSLRARKKEQTHQKILRCCERLFRTQGYDETTIEQIVESAQVSRKTFFNYFSTKDAALAELGIEWLTQQGARAREGVQEHPPTSLIDGLKRFQRNQFEAIEQDREFMKLVFTRSAVFFPHGDFVGTDSDQTRLAGTKAFFGNLALLFRTAQLAGQVRSDVTAEQIAEIYVGAMLVTVRLWLTDYWTDDASLVDRGMQAIELLEKGFSSR
- a CDS encoding dienelactone hydrolase family protein produces the protein MIEEEIDIHTTDGAMNTFITHPEEGGPFPPILFFMDAPGKREELHDMARRLGTAGYYVMLPNLYYRRVREFVMTADARAQMFEHMNSLSNALVCADTQALLDHLDEDAAARGGPVGVVGYCMSGPFAFAAAAAFPDRVAAAASLHGVRLCTEAEDSPHLDAAKVKGELYFGCAQTDEWAPPEMIAALETHLAQVGVRHRVEWYPDTSHGFVFPQRPAVYHKAAAERHWERLFALFGRNLKPLG
- a CDS encoding SMP-30/gluconolactonase/LRE family protein; translated protein: MQELTRGYGLIEGPVWDPQRGLIFSDVLGGGVYCIESDGRVSTLFEHRRGIGGMALHAAGGLVVSGRNVAFKPFDGGATVTLLDRDEAAGNVGYNDLTTDAAGRIYVGSLGSSPVFDDGRSPAAGDLYLIDLDGSSRVVGEDVRLTNGLGFSPDGRILYHSDSRRGTVFCYSVEASGGLGEKRPFVTLQKGVPDGLVVSEDGAVWVALAGGGSGVAVFESDGRLREHIAIPDPMCTSVCFGGEDRRDLYIVSGSEGNPEPNSGAIYLHRCAVPGVAVAVAGTALPGG